In one Natronosalvus amylolyticus genomic region, the following are encoded:
- a CDS encoding tyrosine-type recombinase/integrase: protein MSEGERRRPDPSEFTPREAARRYLRRREPDSTEGSLSGWEYRLKLFVEWCEAIGIETVGQLRRYDLDEYYELRASEVAPATLEGQMWTIKRYVEFLEDLGAVPEGHSGAVRIPDLDPEDRSNNTKLHTDDARALLQFYRNDEQQYGTRAHAFLELAWFTGARQGGLRALDIRDVNLDENPYVDFRHRPETGTPLKNKMGGERPVALTETIVDVLRTYLRKHRYDVHDEYGRQPFLASAQGRPGKNTLRVWSYLATLPCLYSDCPHGKERETCEWTEYAHASKCPSSRSPHRIRTGTITWLLNCGWPPEDVSERVNATVKTIEQHYDKADPEERRKRLRDRMEKRRRPLLAELDL, encoded by the coding sequence GTGAGCGAGGGTGAACGCCGTCGCCCCGATCCATCCGAGTTCACTCCTCGAGAGGCCGCCCGAAGGTACCTTCGCCGTCGAGAACCGGATTCGACGGAAGGGAGCCTTTCGGGTTGGGAGTACCGGTTGAAGCTGTTCGTCGAGTGGTGCGAGGCAATCGGGATCGAGACCGTTGGGCAGTTGCGCCGGTACGACCTGGACGAGTACTACGAACTTCGCGCGTCCGAGGTCGCCCCGGCGACTCTCGAGGGGCAGATGTGGACTATCAAGCGCTACGTCGAGTTCCTCGAGGATCTGGGTGCGGTTCCAGAAGGGCATTCCGGCGCGGTTCGAATCCCCGACTTAGATCCGGAAGACCGGTCGAACAACACCAAGCTACACACCGACGACGCTCGAGCGTTGCTCCAATTCTATCGGAACGACGAGCAGCAATACGGCACCCGTGCTCACGCATTCCTCGAGCTCGCCTGGTTCACGGGAGCGAGACAGGGTGGGCTTCGAGCGCTCGATATTCGAGACGTGAATCTCGACGAGAATCCGTACGTCGATTTTCGACATCGGCCCGAGACGGGGACGCCGCTGAAAAACAAGATGGGCGGTGAGCGTCCCGTTGCACTCACGGAGACAATCGTCGACGTGCTTCGAACGTACCTTCGGAAGCACCGGTACGACGTGCACGACGAGTACGGTCGACAGCCGTTTCTCGCGAGTGCACAGGGACGACCGGGGAAGAACACGCTTCGAGTGTGGAGCTATCTGGCGACGCTTCCGTGTTTGTATTCTGATTGCCCGCACGGGAAAGAGCGCGAGACCTGCGAATGGACCGAGTACGCTCACGCGAGTAAGTGCCCGTCCTCGAGGTCGCCTCACCGGATTCGAACGGGAACGATCACCTGGCTACTGAACTGTGGGTGGCCGCCCGAAGACGTTTCCGAGCGGGTGAACGCGACGGTAAAGACGATCGAACAGCACTACGACAAAGCCGATCCGGAGGAACGCCGCAAGCGCCTTCGAGACCGGATGGAAAAGCGCCGCCGACCACTGCTTGCGGAACTCGACTTGTAG
- a CDS encoding winged-helix domain-containing protein produces MSLKDGLILEFLEEHDLELPAKPLYKNLNRHGHKIGYSTVRQRLTELEAHGLIQRVDDGGYFEVSEKGRAWLAGDLEADDLE; encoded by the coding sequence ATGAGTCTCAAAGACGGACTGATACTCGAGTTCCTCGAGGAACACGATCTCGAGCTTCCAGCGAAGCCACTGTACAAGAATCTCAACCGCCACGGCCACAAAATCGGCTATTCGACGGTGCGCCAGCGACTCACCGAGTTGGAAGCCCACGGTCTGATTCAGCGCGTCGACGACGGTGGGTACTTCGAGGTGTCCGAGAAGGGACGGGCCTGGCTCGCGGGCGACCTCGAGGCCGACGACCTCGAGTGA
- a CDS encoding type IV pilin, translating into MQMESKIQTEDESSSRAVSPVIGVILMVAITVILAAVIAAFVLDLGQSSSANVNAAVTIDNDSSEVTFTLTDKGNAEYVEIRNPSDGSLAEDDDSRLDTVGASWSTPDNNQRYTVVAVSGDDETQIGTHNP; encoded by the coding sequence ATGCAAATGGAAAGCAAAATTCAAACCGAAGACGAATCGTCCAGCCGGGCGGTATCGCCGGTCATAGGAGTTATTCTTATGGTCGCGATCACCGTGATTCTGGCTGCAGTGATTGCGGCATTCGTACTTGACCTTGGACAGAGCTCGAGTGCGAATGTAAACGCAGCCGTGACGATTGATAATGACTCGAGTGAGGTCACTTTCACGCTAACAGACAAAGGTAATGCCGAATATGTCGAAATTCGAAACCCGTCCGATGGTTCTTTAGCAGAAGATGATGACTCCCGCCTTGACACTGTGGGTGCATCCTGGTCTACGCCAGACAATAACCAAAGGTACACTGTCGTAGCAGTTTCCGGTGACGACGAAACGCAGATAGGGACTCATAATCCCTAA
- a CDS encoding type IV pilin N-terminal domain-containing protein — protein MKSKLQTEDESTSRGVSPVIGVILMVAITVILAAVIAAFVLDLGQGQSSSVNAAVSIDKQSDGNVTISLTDKGNAEEVIIRTSDGNPAQTNTSSPADAILTTTGQSVNLDNSESYSVVAKSGEDETQIGSYSP, from the coding sequence ATGAAAAGTAAACTTCAGACCGAAGATGAATCGACAAGCCGCGGTGTATCCCCAGTTATTGGGGTCATACTGATGGTGGCCATAACAGTCATTCTGGCTGCAGTGATTGCAGCATTCGTACTTGACCTTGGTCAAGGCCAAAGCTCGAGTGTAAACGCGGCCGTTTCCATCGATAAGCAGTCAGACGGTAACGTTACTATATCGTTGACAGATAAAGGAAACGCTGAGGAAGTTATAATTCGCACTTCCGATGGAAACCCGGCGCAAACAAATACCTCCAGCCCTGCAGACGCTATACTTACTACCACTGGTCAGTCCGTGAACTTGGACAACAGCGAATCCTATAGTGTCGTTGCTAAGAGTGGTGAGGACGAAACCCAGATAGGAAGTTATAGCCCATAG
- a CDS encoding tyrosine-type recombinase/integrase, producing the protein MNLKQHRNRDDMKVWLSQPEVAQLLEAATNTQQRLAYSLGARCGLRSHEILEVSPEDVVDTDAGTMLRVWHGKGDKFRETPVPRDLATTIRTVADVREASSEQPLLEISSTRSLRRWLSGTASELHQATGDDGWLYLGMHDLRRTWATSLASQDVDPLLVIDWGGWNDLETFLEHYRGTYSPEAQQRERKKVSWL; encoded by the coding sequence ATGAATCTCAAGCAACACCGAAACCGAGACGACATGAAAGTCTGGCTCAGCCAGCCCGAAGTTGCACAGCTCCTCGAGGCCGCAACCAATACCCAGCAGCGACTCGCCTACTCGCTGGGTGCTCGCTGTGGGCTTCGTTCTCACGAAATCCTCGAGGTATCCCCGGAAGACGTCGTCGACACCGACGCCGGGACGATGCTTCGAGTGTGGCACGGGAAAGGCGACAAATTCCGCGAAACGCCGGTTCCGCGTGATCTGGCGACCACTATTCGAACCGTGGCCGACGTTCGCGAGGCCTCGAGCGAGCAACCGTTGCTCGAGATTTCATCCACCAGGTCGCTCCGGCGCTGGCTCAGTGGGACCGCGAGCGAGCTGCACCAGGCGACCGGCGACGACGGCTGGCTGTATCTCGGGATGCACGATCTTCGACGAACGTGGGCGACCTCGCTGGCCTCGCAGGATGTCGACCCGCTCCTGGTGATCGACTGGGGTGGGTGGAACGATCTGGAAACGTTCCTCGAGCACTACCGTGGAACGTACTCGCCGGAAGCACAACAGCGAGAACGCAAAAAGGTGAGTTGGCTTTGA
- a CDS encoding helix-turn-helix transcriptional regulator gives MATDTMIQESRSSSYEEILNVLREADGDTLTTPEIEQALPIGIRATQKKVRELEEMGRLVLDREGNTNRWRLADTEPQKPVYHPAIADAKRKRAKAYELGDKAFIIGIGLGSAAGIVMAYHVFFLQIGADVPILSQPTLPFTASVFGLLASLFFVATFVAKTFGYVILRWQHRQINEDSLSR, from the coding sequence ATGGCTACCGATACGATGATTCAAGAATCACGGAGTTCAAGTTATGAGGAGATCCTAAACGTTCTCCGTGAAGCAGATGGTGATACCCTCACTACTCCCGAAATTGAGCAAGCGTTGCCGATCGGAATCCGTGCAACTCAAAAAAAGGTGCGAGAATTAGAGGAAATGGGTCGATTGGTGCTGGATCGTGAAGGGAACACAAATCGTTGGAGGCTCGCTGATACAGAACCTCAAAAACCGGTTTATCATCCTGCAATTGCCGACGCCAAACGGAAACGCGCAAAAGCTTACGAACTGGGCGATAAAGCGTTTATAATCGGTATTGGTCTCGGGTCTGCAGCAGGAATAGTGATGGCGTATCACGTGTTTTTCTTACAAATCGGGGCAGATGTCCCTATTCTTAGCCAACCAACGCTTCCCTTCACAGCTTCTGTATTTGGATTGTTGGCTTCCCTATTTTTTGTCGCCACGTTCGTTGCAAAGACGTTCGGATATGTCATTCTACGGTGGCAACATCGGCAAATAAATGAAGATAGTTTAAGCCGCTAA
- a CDS encoding AAA family ATPase, translated as MRIIDIEIEGYKSIKDQHFSPGNLSVLIGKNNSGKSNVIDMLNDFKEYFDKPSPGGDWLESRGYKGEEPKISLGFHFVLEQDEHNRILRDLDDKLEMYSKSNNTLREVRAYRNFNSDGTDASNVLIKFDDHWIDAYELEDDDDFPHYFANDLKNVINNSINSWQFIDPFRKPNTKTSPAQVEQMDATGKDLIRALESLRSSPNYDIYESVSDAFVEIMENVEDVRIEYDTASPRNEYTIFVKENGFDKRFKASEISSGTLEILMLLTRLYSADENTDLLAIEEPELHLHPGAEKKIFDILNELISDVGPQVILTTHSEVFVNRSHVDNIVLVTRDKESKFRSVQTGENDHLDILGYNNSDLIQSDAIGFVEGRSDKVILEQFSKKLGKSLSDNNIELIVGHGDQIIKDADPITRVLGQLGIEYKFIFDSDGENPDKKSDKLGDTLNVSPSKIYVFEEYSIESYLMSSPEAIAKSINENPKEIRQFVQKNWSGNNATGVLDDLYRQYLGIGYNKENNGAQIVSHFERDDIDEEIDDLISNLMGMT; from the coding sequence ATGAGGATTATCGATATAGAAATTGAAGGGTATAAAAGTATCAAGGATCAGCATTTCAGCCCCGGGAATCTTAGTGTGCTGATAGGGAAAAACAATTCTGGGAAGTCGAATGTCATCGATATGCTTAATGATTTTAAGGAATACTTTGATAAGCCTTCTCCAGGTGGTGATTGGCTCGAATCTCGCGGATATAAAGGTGAGGAACCAAAGATTTCGCTTGGATTCCATTTTGTGCTTGAACAAGACGAACATAATCGAATACTGAGAGATTTAGATGATAAGTTGGAAATGTATAGCAAGAGCAATAATACTTTGAGAGAAGTCAGGGCATATCGAAATTTTAATTCAGATGGTACCGATGCCAGTAATGTACTGATAAAATTTGATGATCACTGGATTGACGCCTACGAATTAGAGGATGATGATGACTTCCCCCATTATTTTGCTAATGATCTAAAGAACGTAATTAACAACTCCATCAATTCATGGCAATTCATAGACCCATTTCGAAAACCGAATACGAAGACCAGTCCGGCTCAAGTGGAACAAATGGACGCTACAGGGAAAGACTTGATTCGAGCTCTCGAATCTCTTCGTAGCAGTCCCAACTACGATATCTACGAATCTGTATCTGATGCCTTTGTTGAGATTATGGAGAATGTTGAGGACGTTCGCATTGAATATGATACTGCCTCTCCACGAAATGAATATACGATCTTTGTAAAAGAGAATGGGTTCGATAAACGTTTCAAAGCCTCCGAGATTTCGTCGGGTACTTTAGAGATCTTGATGTTACTTACGCGATTGTATTCGGCTGACGAGAACACTGATTTATTAGCAATTGAAGAACCTGAGTTACATTTGCATCCTGGGGCCGAAAAGAAAATATTCGACATATTAAATGAATTGATTAGCGACGTCGGACCTCAGGTGATTTTGACTACCCATTCAGAGGTATTTGTGAACCGAAGTCATGTAGATAATATTGTTTTGGTTACTAGGGATAAGGAATCAAAATTCAGATCTGTTCAAACGGGGGAAAACGATCACTTAGATATTCTTGGATATAACAATAGTGACCTAATCCAGTCAGACGCTATTGGATTTGTGGAAGGAAGATCGGATAAAGTCATATTAGAGCAATTTTCAAAGAAACTAGGAAAATCCCTTTCAGATAATAATATTGAATTGATTGTTGGACATGGAGACCAAATAATAAAGGATGCAGATCCAATCACACGAGTTCTTGGACAACTTGGAATAGAGTATAAATTTATATTTGATTCTGATGGGGAAAATCCGGACAAAAAATCTGATAAACTTGGAGATACGTTAAATGTATCACCTTCTAAAATATACGTCTTTGAAGAGTATTCGATTGAATCGTATTTAATGTCCTCTCCAGAGGCGATTGCTAAGTCAATCAATGAAAATCCAAAAGAAATCCGTCAGTTTGTACAAAAAAATTGGTCAGGGAACAACGCGACCGGTGTTTTGGATGACCTTTATAGACAATATCTTGGAATTGGATACAATAAAGAAAATAATGGTGCCCAAATCGTCAGTCATTTTGAAAGGGATGACATAGATGAAGAAATTGACGACCTGATCTCAAATCTTATGGGAATGACTTGA
- a CDS encoding DNA-binding protein, giving the protein MSQPVITPHESHGRWKWDTWGRGPYDALSSVMLGPPFDGYLELTTEVDGEPWHLEVSYSKSGFKPRPRDNINASRLYEWDIVGRGPGEAKASFNLSPRFPNMRHWETDEKINLPWESQFGEVDGVDVEYQPSNVEPERALEFLPEFYGAIFEEAGEHIHPGYFRESPHPEYSREWAHERYVRIRREWAEKLASSGVLQKVIHHLTDMEGVIAELKINNKEVVNHQNRLVLDPASVGELFPGHTYGRKFEIYQLADPDAVSKDHPSYHPKVEVLVNQKMNDSEAWAWADRQEVVEEIEETLLNFLNWDDIPLAPDGSGVYVPDDHFEAVPRDDPVEIYPDPTPRLEANSDHILLTTLRDIGETPRDVAEKVATDGGVSVEAVAEQLGKHPSTIYRAIQELGDLLDLENGQVSYRARKYREEIRALVESAEYGIESYADRIQHLMGLADHIEDCSPFQQWLAEHGAELEFDQEGEPKRLRIDTILSTLKSSSFESAQALASEAIDKWRHSGNNPVRFSKLPMLWKSPEGNTESRPVGRLAPDW; this is encoded by the coding sequence ATGTCCCAGCCGGTGATCACCCCGCACGAGAGTCACGGCAGGTGGAAATGGGACACCTGGGGACGCGGCCCCTACGACGCCCTTTCGAGCGTGATGCTCGGGCCGCCGTTCGACGGCTACCTCGAGTTGACCACCGAGGTCGACGGCGAGCCCTGGCACCTGGAGGTGAGCTATTCGAAGTCCGGATTTAAGCCGCGACCTCGAGACAATATCAACGCTTCGAGGCTCTATGAGTGGGATATCGTGGGCCGTGGGCCGGGCGAAGCGAAAGCGTCGTTCAATCTTTCGCCACGATTCCCGAACATGCGCCACTGGGAGACGGACGAGAAAATCAATCTCCCGTGGGAATCGCAGTTCGGTGAAGTCGATGGGGTCGACGTTGAATACCAGCCCTCGAATGTTGAACCCGAACGCGCCCTCGAGTTTCTTCCCGAGTTCTACGGAGCGATCTTCGAGGAAGCGGGCGAACACATCCACCCGGGGTACTTTCGAGAGTCACCCCATCCGGAATACAGCCGCGAGTGGGCACACGAGCGATACGTCCGCATTCGACGAGAATGGGCTGAAAAGCTGGCGTCGTCGGGTGTGCTGCAGAAAGTGATCCACCACCTGACCGATATGGAAGGGGTGATTGCAGAGCTAAAAATCAACAACAAGGAGGTAGTGAACCACCAGAATCGGCTGGTTCTCGATCCGGCCTCAGTCGGCGAACTATTCCCCGGCCACACCTACGGTCGGAAGTTCGAGATCTACCAGCTGGCAGACCCCGACGCGGTGAGCAAGGATCACCCGTCCTATCACCCGAAGGTCGAAGTCCTGGTAAATCAGAAGATGAACGATAGCGAGGCATGGGCATGGGCCGACCGCCAGGAAGTCGTCGAGGAGATCGAGGAAACCCTACTCAATTTCTTGAACTGGGATGATATTCCGCTGGCACCGGATGGAAGCGGTGTCTACGTTCCAGATGACCATTTCGAGGCCGTCCCTCGAGACGATCCCGTCGAGATCTACCCGGACCCGACCCCGCGCCTCGAGGCCAACAGCGATCACATCCTGTTGACGACGCTTCGAGATATCGGGGAGACGCCTCGAGACGTGGCCGAGAAGGTCGCGACCGACGGCGGTGTGAGTGTCGAAGCGGTTGCCGAGCAGCTGGGGAAACACCCGTCGACGATCTACCGAGCGATTCAGGAATTAGGTGATCTATTGGACCTCGAGAACGGCCAGGTGTCCTACCGGGCGCGGAAGTATCGCGAGGAAATCCGCGCCCTGGTGGAAAGCGCTGAGTACGGTATCGAGAGCTACGCCGACCGGATTCAGCACCTGATGGGACTGGCAGATCACATCGAAGACTGTTCGCCGTTCCAGCAGTGGCTGGCCGAGCACGGCGCCGAACTCGAGTTCGACCAGGAGGGAGAACCGAAGCGATTGCGTATCGATACGATCCTGTCGACGCTCAAAAGCTCGAGTTTCGAGAGCGCCCAGGCACTCGCGAGCGAGGCGATCGACAAGTGGCGTCACTCAGGAAACAACCCCGTTCGGTTCTCGAAACTGCCGATGTTATGGAAAAGTCCCGAGGGGAACACGGAAAGTAGGCCAGTCGGTCGACTCGCGCCCGACTGGTAG
- a CDS encoding DUF7563 family protein — MVCVAVSHGPLEANSTCLHCGAHVSEQFARVFGDDRDRAHRCSECDSYRRLCRGSGAGVDVAVPDPETSPGRHGGDTA, encoded by the coding sequence GTGGTCTGCGTGGCGGTAAGTCACGGTCCCCTCGAGGCCAACTCGACGTGTCTCCACTGTGGAGCCCACGTAAGCGAGCAGTTCGCTCGAGTGTTCGGTGACGATCGTGACCGCGCCCATCGCTGTAGCGAGTGCGATTCGTACCGACGACTGTGCCGCGGGAGCGGTGCCGGTGTCGACGTAGCAGTTCCTGACCCAGAGACATCGCCCGGTCGTCACGGAGGTGACACGGCGTGA
- a CDS encoding AAA family ATPase, with amino-acid sequence MSERKRLVVVCGLPGTGKTTVAGEFATRFEADLIRTDVVRKDCFPDPEYTAAETRSTYDETLERAAQVLERDGVVVVDGTFRRKSLREQARGVARDEDAAFELVRVECAEGVVRRRIDAREGDESDADFDIHKLLQSEFEPPKVAHHTIDNSGTLAEMREQVAGVCELLEARVP; translated from the coding sequence ATGTCCGAACGGAAGCGTCTCGTCGTCGTCTGTGGATTGCCCGGCACCGGAAAAACGACCGTCGCCGGCGAGTTCGCTACACGATTCGAGGCGGACCTGATCCGCACCGACGTCGTTCGCAAGGACTGTTTTCCAGACCCTGAATACACGGCCGCTGAGACGCGGTCGACCTACGACGAAACCCTCGAGCGGGCCGCACAGGTCCTCGAACGCGATGGCGTCGTCGTCGTCGACGGCACCTTTCGCCGAAAATCGCTTCGCGAGCAGGCTCGAGGGGTCGCCCGGGACGAAGACGCCGCGTTCGAACTGGTCCGTGTCGAGTGCGCAGAAGGGGTCGTCCGCCGACGAATCGACGCTCGAGAAGGCGACGAGAGCGATGCGGATTTCGACATCCACAAACTGCTGCAATCGGAGTTCGAGCCACCGAAAGTGGCCCACCACACCATCGACAACTCGGGAACACTGGCGGAAATGCGCGAACAGGTTGCTGGCGTTTGTGAACTGCTCGAGGCCAGGGTCCCGTAA
- the trmY gene encoding tRNA (pseudouridine(54)-N(1))-methyltransferase TrmY, with amino-acid sequence MRQFVLLAHDVPLDGEFSLDDLAGGAGRLDAICRSITAAFVTSHGIRTDVRVHLVIQDTCTITFDGADLRRLNPDERSTAALVRNALEVREEAIGMLPAEASPGVELYRYGLETVLENVVDGTLIQLHEDGESIPSLELSALSDPVFVLSDHHDFTAREATLLEERADLRIRLGPTRLHADQAITVAHHAFDTEGYTHF; translated from the coding sequence ATGCGCCAGTTCGTCTTACTCGCACACGACGTTCCCCTCGATGGTGAGTTCTCCCTCGACGACCTCGCCGGTGGGGCCGGCCGACTCGACGCCATCTGCCGGTCGATCACCGCCGCGTTCGTCACGTCTCACGGGATTCGAACCGACGTCCGGGTCCACCTCGTCATCCAGGACACCTGTACGATCACGTTCGACGGAGCCGACCTCCGCCGGCTGAACCCCGACGAACGCTCGACGGCCGCCCTGGTTCGCAACGCCCTCGAGGTTCGCGAGGAAGCCATCGGTATGCTGCCAGCGGAAGCGAGCCCCGGCGTCGAACTGTACCGATACGGACTCGAGACCGTCCTCGAGAACGTGGTCGATGGCACCCTCATCCAGCTCCACGAGGACGGCGAGTCGATACCGTCACTCGAACTGTCAGCGCTTTCAGACCCCGTATTCGTCCTTTCGGACCACCACGACTTCACCGCCCGGGAGGCCACGTTGCTCGAGGAACGAGCCGACCTGCGGATTCGGCTCGGCCCGACGCGGTTGCACGCCGATCAGGCGATTACCGTCGCCCACCACGCGTTCGACACCGAGGGCTACACTCACTTCTAG
- a CDS encoding HVO_A0556 family zinc finger protein, with product MTTTSTADDRAKLLQALAGSPCHNCEEGVLVRQPYKGNRSIVCDECGLPQIQLLPMPRVD from the coding sequence ATGACCACGACGTCGACGGCAGACGATCGCGCGAAGCTCCTGCAGGCGCTGGCTGGCAGCCCCTGTCACAACTGTGAGGAGGGCGTGCTCGTTCGTCAACCCTACAAGGGAAACCGATCGATCGTCTGTGACGAGTGTGGACTCCCGCAGATACAGTTACTGCCGATGCCGCGTGTCGACTGA